The following proteins are co-located in the Naumovozyma dairenensis CBS 421 chromosome 9, complete genome genome:
- the VTI1 gene encoding v-SNARE protein VTI1 (similar to Saccharomyces cerevisiae VTI1 (YMR197C); ancestral locus Anc_6.287), translating into MSSVLTSYETEFQTSFEQTINALKGAPAQQLPQRNSTLKQIEEQKDELLDLTDQMDIEINNSMSMNPNDRAIYKAKLRQYKKDIESQIKIPLQKLIDMKDRDLLFGDSLNNMNNNNNGMDGTTEEQRQQMLANHAILQKSGDKLKDASRLANETEGIGSQIMMDLRSQRETLENSRQTLFQADSYVDKSIRTLKVMSTRLIANKFISYAIIAVLILLILLVLFSKFRS; encoded by the coding sequence ATGAGCTCCGTATTGACATCCTACGAAACAGAGTTCCAAACCTCCTTTGAACAAACAATAAACGCATTAAAAGGAGCACCAGCGCAACAATTACCACAAAGAAATTCCACATTAaaacaaattgaagaacaaaaagatgaattgtTAGATTTAACAGATCAAATGgacattgaaattaataattccaTGTCCATGAATCCAAATGATCGTGCCATATATAAGGCGAAATTACGTCAATATaagaaagatattgaatcaCAAATTAAAATCcctttacaaaaattaatagaTATGAAAGATAGAGATCTTCTGTTTGGTGATTCATTGAATAAcatgaataataacaacaatggTATGGATGGGACCACAGAAGAACAAAGACAACAAATGTTAGCAAACCATGCAATCTTACAAAAATCAggtgataaattaaaagatgCAAGTCGATTGGCTAATGAAACAGAAGGAATTGGATCACAAATTATGATGGATTTGAGATCACAAAGAGAAACTTTGGAAAATTCGAGACAAACTTTGTTTCAAGCAGATTCCTACGTAGATAAAAGTATAAGAACTTTGAAAGTTATGAGTACGAGATTGATCgctaataaatttattagttaCGCTATCATTGCAGTTTTAATTTTACTTATTCTTTTGGTGCTTTTCTCGAAATTTAGATCGTAA